DNA sequence from the Thermoplasma sp. Kam2015 genome:
AGCCTTTATAGGAGGAGAGGAAAGAATCAGTTGATAGCGGAAACGCTGTTCCTGAATCTTGAGGCTATTGAAAATTTTGAGAGTCAGATCTCAAAGATGAGCGGCGTGAAGAACTTCGAAACCATGATCATATCTAAAGCCTACAGGAAGAACCCATGGATAGGCATATGATTTTTTCTAAATTTTAAACTCATAACATCATCCATCTTTATTTGACATTGTTATCTGCAATAGCGAAAAGGATCATCGTTGAACAATTGATCAGAAATGAAAAGATATGAAAATATTGGTTTAATCTTTCGGTACGCCACTGTCCATTATCTTCATATACTGTTCTTCCGTGAGCTTTCCGGTGGCTAGCACAAGGCTCTTTATGGACTTTCCAGTCTCAACAGCCTCCCTGACGATCTTGGCCACATTATCATAGCCCAGATACGGGTTCAGCAGTGCGGCGGATCCAAAGCTGTTTGCCAGATGTTCCCTGCATACCGGAACGTTTGCCTTGATTCCATCTATGAGCTTCTCCTTGAACATCTTAAGTCCATTTGTCATGATGTCTATGGATCTTGTAAGCTCGTAATCTATGTTGGGCATCATCACGTTGAGCTCAAGCTGGCCTGCCTGTACGCTCATATTGACGGCCTGCTGCGATCCGATCACTGAATGGCATATCATGTTCATAGCCTCCGCTATGGATGGGTTGATCTTTCCGGGCATTATCGATGATCCCTGCTGTACAGCTGGAATTATAATCTCATGTATGCCGGTGCCCGGTCCAGAGTATAGAAGCCTGATATCGTTGGCGATCTTTTCAACATCTAGGGCAAGGTTCGTGACGGAGTTCATAACCCTAGAAAAATCTGTCATGAACTGCATTATGCCAAGCAGATTTGAACTCTTCCTGAAGTTCTCCTTTGTGATCTCATTGATGTGCTTCACAACATTTTCCTGGTAGTTCTTTGCAGTGTTTATGCCGGTTCCAACTGCAGTACCGCCTATGTTGAGCTCCATTATGTAGTCGGATGCGTCTATTATCTCATCACGATCCTTCTTCATTGCATAAGCGTAGGCTCCGAATTCCAATCCTAGTGTCACAGGTGCAGCGTCCTGCAGATGCGTCCTTCCGGGCTTTGCTATGCCTCTGAACTCCTTGCTCTTGTTCTCCAGACTCTCTATGAGCTCGTTCAGCGCGTTCTTCAGCTTCCTGATCTTTTTGGAAACTGTCAGGCGCATCATGGTGGGGTAAACATCATTGGTTGACTGGCTCATGTTGACATGATCGTTGGGGTGGATCACGGAGTAGTCACCCTTGTTCTTGCCCATCAGCGTTAGCGCCACATTGGCTATGACCTCATTGGCATTCATGTTGTAAGAGGTTCCAGCTCCGGCCTGATACACATCGATCACGAACTGATCGTGGTATTTCCCGTTGATTATCTCATCGCATGCCTTTGATATGTAATCAGCCTTCTCCCTGTCAAGAGATCCACCATCGGCGTTCACAAGAGCAGCAGCCTTCTTGACCTGCGCTATTGAAACGATGTGATCAGAATCCGCGGTGAGACCCGTGATTCTGAAATTTTCCCTAGCCCTTGCGGTGTTTATACCATAGAAAACATCATCGGGCAGCTGCACTTCACCTATAACGTCCCTTTCTGTCCTCATGAGTGATTATCGTTTGAACATATAAATTTTTGATTGCTTCATCCACACAAGCAATGATCAAATTTTTCTATATGTCCATCGGCATGACAAATATCTACAATGACCATAATTGGTATTCTCTCTATGCTATATATCAATTAGTTCGGAAAAGAGAAAAAACATATTAATATCATCCGGTGATAACAATAGATGACAATCATGAGGCAAAACGAGGTCATTATCAGAGTAGCCGGTGCAGCCGGTGACGGTGTGCAGTCGGCTGGTGAGATCCTGGTGAGAACTTTTGCAAGAAGTGGGCTTTACGCCACATCCTACAATTATTATCAGGATATAATTAGGGGTGGTGAATCCTGGTATCAGGTGCGTGCTTCTGACGTTAAGGTGAAGAATCAGGGAGACGGTCTTGACATACTCGTGGCACTGAACCAGGACGGTGTTGAGAGACATACAAATCCAGATATAAACGAGGGCGGCGCTTCTCCTCTGGGAAAGGATGGAATCGCAATATTCGATAACTCGATCA
Encoded proteins:
- a CDS encoding aspartate ammonia-lyase — protein: MRTERDVIGEVQLPDDVFYGINTARARENFRITGLTADSDHIVSIAQVKKAAALVNADGGSLDREKADYISKACDEIINGKYHDQFVIDVYQAGAGTSYNMNANEVIANVALTLMGKNKGDYSVIHPNDHVNMSQSTNDVYPTMMRLTVSKKIRKLKNALNELIESLENKSKEFRGIAKPGRTHLQDAAPVTLGLEFGAYAYAMKKDRDEIIDASDYIMELNIGGTAVGTGINTAKNYQENVVKHINEITKENFRKSSNLLGIMQFMTDFSRVMNSVTNLALDVEKIANDIRLLYSGPGTGIHEIIIPAVQQGSSIMPGKINPSIAEAMNMICHSVIGSQQAVNMSVQAGQLELNVMMPNIDYELTRSIDIMTNGLKMFKEKLIDGIKANVPVCREHLANSFGSAALLNPYLGYDNVAKIVREAVETGKSIKSLVLATGKLTEEQYMKIMDSGVPKD